A single Nomia melanderi isolate GNS246 chromosome 13, iyNomMela1, whole genome shotgun sequence DNA region contains:
- the LOC116425625 gene encoding LOW QUALITY PROTEIN: uncharacterized protein LOC116425625 (The sequence of the model RefSeq protein was modified relative to this genomic sequence to represent the inferred CDS: substituted 1 base at 1 genomic stop codon), producing MKKAIMASYYHLCSTKENPRHGYCSVGNDSWCKWQKALATGANLDLIEHPAPLHPDVQKHILPIYEDLSEENLLERCLGGHTQNNNESFNXTVWRFTPKHLHSEIKIIEIAAYLAAGLFSEGYASVLRTMSALNIVIRKQAKTYADKIDEQRIIRQERRTSLTTKEARKARREQRMEENQLYEETEDKLLKLLSYHLSKL from the coding sequence atgaagaaagctataatggcctcgtattatcacttatgctccaccaaagaaaatccaaggcaCGGATACTGCTCGGTAGGAAATGAcagctggtgcaagtggcagaaagctctagctacaggagcaaatttggaccttatagaacatcctgcaccactacatccagacgtgcagaagcacatcctaccaatttacgaagatttatctgaagagAATCTACTTGAGAGGTGCTTGGGCGGACACACTCAGAACAATAATGAGAGTTTCAACTGAACCGTTTGGCGCTTCACTCCAAAGCACCTGCactcagaaataaaaattattgaaattgcagcatatttAGCAGCTGGCTTATTTAGTGAAGGATatgcttcagttttaagaactatgagtgctttgaatattgtaattagaaaacaagcaaaaacatacgccgacaaaatcgacgaacagagaataattcgacaggagcgacgcacctcattaactaccaaagaggctcgaaaagcaagaagagagcaacgtatggaggaaaatcagctctatgaggaaacagaagataagttattgaaattattgagttatcacttatcgaaactttga